CTCCTGGTGTTGGCTGAAGGGCCAAATGTTCACTTATTTGTAACCGAAAAAGCAGCAGGAAGGAAGTCATTGCGTGAGGAAGTGGCCTTTATGACTCAGTCCGAGATTAACTCTCGCACTTGTTCCTCTTCTTTTGTCGTTACTTGGAGTCCGTTAGTCGCCTTTCATCATTACTGCAGTCCGGCAGTTCCTGTTTGAGTACAGATAAAATATTTATACGTTTAGTTTTCACAAAAGTACTTGGAACTCAAAACACAGATGTTTTTTAGGAAATTTAAATTATCAGGAGATGAAATTACTTTAAGATTTATTCTtgtactgttttgttttcttttaagctGCGTCGGTGTTGCCCTGCATGTGGTGGATATTAAATTACTTCTCAGTagctttgtacttttcttttcttttgtgctGCTTAAAATTGGGATCTGTCCCTTTGTAACGCAGGAGTCTCAGATGGGAACGTCGATCTGCCTGTCGGGCTTCATGGCCATGGACATCCCTCCTCCAGCCGGGCCGCTCTGGATCCTGGGAGACGTTTTCATCGGGAAGTACTACACCGTGTTTGACAGGAATGCCGACCGCGTCGGGTTCGCTGCGTCCAAGTAGATCACACTGAAAGAGTATTTGATAtaaagcagtgtttcccaacctcgGTCCTCAaagcccactgtcctgcatgttttagatgtttcccttcttcatcacacctgattctaattaatggtcctaattagcttgtcatcaagtcctgcacaattctgtagatgacacagtcacttgtatcacggtgtgctgaagcagggaaacatctaaaacatgcaggacagtgggccttgaggaccgaggttgggaaacactgatataAAGAAAAGgtttcatttcttctttttcagcaataaagcttttttttttctttccatgcACATTTCAAAAGGAAGTTTGATAAACTGGGATCAAATGTGAATTTTACATTAATAATCAAACAAAGAGCTTTGGCTCAGACGGACGACTTCGTCCCGGTTCTTGCACGCGTCTGTCAAGCTGCTTCAGGTTTTTGAGCTTTAACGTTTCACATCTGACACATCAGAAtttaatgttttactttttatgGATGTCTTAACATTTCTAGTGaaccactttttttatttttttgtttctaaTAAAAGTGTAGGCGGTCTCTGTAACATGCCTGTGTGAATTACAAAATCAGATGGAATAAAATTCCCAAAGAAGTATATTGTCATGTTTTCAGATGGACAAGTTTATtaagtttgaaataaaaatctttCAAGCATATCTTTGCAGGAAAACAAAATACCATACAGACATTTTCAACCTTTGAAGTGTACAAAGTGCTGCACTGCTGACTCCAGAACTGAAATGATAAGAATGCAGCCGGGGGGGGAAGAGTGTGGCATGCATCACAGCAGGTGGCTCGTACGCCCTCCACAAGGTAGAGGTAGTGATATACTTTGgggttttacatcaacattacaaGTGTGGCACAGTGATTCCCCTCACTCCTGCACGGAAATCAAACTAAAGCATGAAGTAAAATGATGTTCCTTATCTAGCACAGATTCAGTTTATATCGGTACAtccaggaaaataaataaaagcactgaTTGAAGCTTGATGGGTACCTCATGATGAACTGCACCGGTGAAAATAAATATTCAGCTCTTTTTGGTTAccaatgaataaatacaaaaatagtcACCTTTATCTAGTATCTGattaaatacataattaaaacCATAATGAACCCAAACCCCTCCATTAAGGACATTGTACAAACATTAAGTCGGGATCTAGATATTTGTTctatatttaatttcttttcatTCTAAAAGCTTAAATTGACAATAAGGAGGCAGACTATATTCTGGATATTATTTTTTTGCAAGTAGCGACATGTTAAACGGCTCTTGGCAGTCTGGCAGCTATCTCAACTAGTCCAGCTAACACCCGATCCCAGCTAATAAGACTTAGTGGATTTGGTAGAACTACTTTAGATCGTATATTGACCATCAAACCTGGACTGGAAATAGCCGTTGTTACATAGCTGAGGATGTGTGAGTCGTTCCTGATGGATCGGACCGCCATCAGAGAGATTAGCCGCAGTAATCTATTAATATGGGTGAAGAAGTCACAGACGGAAGCGGTCTGCTCGTTGTGAGCAACCACATGGATCATGAGAGCGTTTGTTTGGCTTATACGACATGGACTTAAATCCACGCCTGGCTACTTAAACAACTCAGGCTAGCACCCTCGAGTTGATCAGGATTTAACATTGATTCAAAGTAGACGAACACCGGACCACTGGATTCTGACTATAACCTGAAGCTTAACACTGAGATCAAAACATTACACGGACAAACAAAACCCCTGCCAATGAGTAGCTTTCAACATCGTGGTGGTtggatttagaaaaaaaaaaaagaaactgctgAAGATCAGTAGCTAAAAATATGTTCTAAACTGAAGAATTGATCCCATTAACCAGGTTGGTTCTTAATCTGCAGCAGAACATCTTTATCAAACATGTGACGGGGGGCGTCCGCAGTGCGGGCAGCTCATTAACCGTGCTGGACCTGGACAAGAAGCTCAATCACAGAACAAAGACCGGCTCTGTGTCCCGTCGTCATGTGATTAAACTGTCTACTTACAGAAAAATGCTGCTCATTTGTTGGGATTTTAATGAATCAGCGACAAATCAGGCATTTCCTGTTTCCACGGTACATACTATTTAATTTGAAGATTCATCTTCCACTTTATATCAAATTCACCGTCGAATGGCGTGGTGACAAACATCAACGTGTAACGCTAACTTAACCGTTGCAGTTTATAAACAATGCAGATATAACATGCAACTGCAGACATTCAAGACTGTTTTCACATAATCCACATTTAACGTCACCGGTTCAACCACCGTGTTGGTGAAATATTCCTGGTTTATTGTCTGAGAAGTTTTAAGGCAAAATAAGCCAGAAATGTtgaggtttgtttgttttgtttttttggagggggggCAATCAAATAGTTTTAAACTCAACAAAAACAGTCAGCACAATAACCACAATGACTCTGAACTGCCGGAGAGAAGAAACTCGAATATACGACTGATTTTGAATTTTCTTCCAATCTCATCTGGAGCAACAAATACAAAGTACGCTAAGTCCATCTTAATTCAGAGGAACGTGTCGCCGTAATCGCGATAAATTTCATCAATGCGACAGCTTTAAGGGGTTTCACCCACTGAAACAgccctccacctcctgctgagATTTAAAATATTTGGATAACGGATACAGCTTTCATGCCCCAAAACTGAGAACCCTCGACCGCCTCACGTTTAATCACATGTTCGTTCACAGAGGCATCAAGAATCAAGACGGGGTGTTTCATGATAGACGATTCTTCCATGCAGGGGGTTTCATGGAGCCACGTGAACGGAGGTGGAGCTCCTGCTGGTCAGGGCTGCGGCTCGGCCACGGCAGTCCTCAGCAGCGTCTCCGGTTCTGACAGCGCGCAGTAGAGGGTGTAGCCCAGCTCGTCCACCTCCTGCTCAGTCAACTCGCAAAATAAGTTAACCTTGGGACTGAGGGAACACGGCAGCCTCCCGGCCTCCAGGTGTCCCACTAGCGCCCGGAGCAGCTGCAGGAAGCGGTCGGCCAGCGCCTCCGTGGTCCAGTCCCCTTCTTTCTCGCTCAGCAGCAGGATGGCGTTGGTGAGCTGGCTGGAGTTCAGCCGGCTGAGGGCGGGGTTGAGCTTGCACGCGGCCTTCGCCACCTTCAAGCAGATGCACCGGCAGCCTCCGTCCTCCTGGTCCAGCGCCCGGAGCCGCGCCGTCTCCGCCACGCGGAAGCTCTGCCGCCACAGGTTCTCGTGGCGCTCGGCGGCGAGCCGGTGCGGTTTGGCAATCAGCGAGGTCCCGTCCTCCATCACGAGCAAAGGCAAGAAGTCCACGTACAGCCGCCGGTCCGTCTCGTACTGCACCTCCAGGGTCAGCGTCTCCGAGGGAACCACGGGGCGGATGACGTAGTCCAGGACGCTCCCGATAGCCGGCCAGTTGATGGATCCCGCCACGAGCTTGTCGAACACTTCCAGCACGGACTTGGGGGACAGGTAACCTCCCACCATGCAGCGGTCCCAGTAGCTGCTGTTCCGCTGGAAATATTCCAGGTTTTCCCTGCGAACCAGCCAGAAACCCGGGACATTCATGATGGTGTCCTCCCCAGGAATGGATGACCAGAGGTTCTTCTCCAAAATAAGAGGAACCATCAGTTGGGCGTGGTCAGCAGTCACCACCTAGAagacagacatttttttttattaatttttgagATTCCTACTAAAAAAACATCTCTaatttaaaatatgtattaGAACAGATTAaagtatcaaaataaaaaaggtaacATGAGATTAAAGTAGAAATTAAGTAAACATGATACCAGGATGGActgaatacagaaaaaaaagcaggaaaaTGTACCTGTCTGAAAATATACTTCAATTCACTTCACTTCAATTCATGTAGTTAAAACTTAAACACTAGAAATTAATTCTGTAACATCTCCCAGATTACTGCACAAGGATTGGTTTTCCTGTTGGGTTACAGTCTGTTCTtatatggtgcttttccactagcacctactcagcctgactcgcCTCGTCACGCCTCATCCCggctctacccgttttgtccccgtttgtttttccacagccaggtgagaagtgggcaggtttgggtgaagctgctgtgacgtactcgattgcgcaacccctttgttcgtgtcggcgctgatcagaaatcagctggagccgcgagcggctgagagtaaaacagagcgcctggtggatctggtcgttccttatcgcccgtctacatccctttttaattctctcctcagccaccaggtttatgaacatctgcacctcagagacTCCCGTTTCCTGATTCaaatgtctgacggccccgccccccgaccaatcggtggcttgcagggtgatgacgtcagatatagtgccggctcagcccggttagaacctctgcagaatggttacagaaaaagtatctgcttggcacggctccacccacctcggcccgtagtggaaaagcgcaagacgggggcgtggcgggtagaagcgcgctgagtagatactagtggaaaagggccaataGAGGATTGTTTAGACAGATTTGACCCTTTTGTCTAGGACTGGAACTAATATTTTGGTATTCGACTTATCTGTTGATTATCTTTTAAACTCAATGATTACTTCAGTCACGCCCTCCGTACGCCTTGCCGGGATCTGGCTGAATAATGACGGGTGTTTCTCACAGCTCGCACTCACGACTCACTACTACGGCTGACCAGGCGGTGTGTCATCAGCTCAGTGTTATTTATAGTTATTTATataacccagaacatgacccctgagcaattattaaaataaacaatatataGGGAAAAAAAACTCCAAATGCGAAAGAAGGTCCTTTAAGTCCAACAGCGGGCTGAAAGAAAAAACTCCTTTCAAGAGGAAGGAAACCTGTATCATGAGGGGGGGCTCCTGCCGAAGAAGAGCCGggtagaggaagaaaagaagagaggaag
This window of the Cololabis saira isolate AMF1-May2022 chromosome 21, fColSai1.1, whole genome shotgun sequence genome carries:
- the mief1 gene encoding mitochondrial dynamics protein MID51 isoform X2 translates to MAGVNGDRKGKKDDNGIGTAIDFMLSNAKLVLGVGGAAMLGIATLAVKRMYDRAISAPTSPTKMEQTGKRSWEEPAWMGSSPRVLNHDMKSGVSRSLQSLPTSSHAFEPDCLRRAVGRSALGVSGASQSEMLRARMRLSLQENLWEFYQNNVNIPAEEQAVARRAALDICAELRVFLHAKLPDMPLREMYLSGSLYDDLQVVTADHAQLMVPLILEKNLWSSIPGEDTIMNVPGFWLVRRENLEYFQRNSSYWDRCMVGGYLSPKSVLEVFDKLVAGSINWPAIGSVLDYVIRPVVPSETLTLEVQYETDRRLYVDFLPLLVMEDGTSLIAKPHRLAAERHENLWRQSFRVAETARLRALDQEDGGCRCICLKVAKAACKLNPALSRLNSSQLTNAILLLSEKEGDWTTEALADRFLQLLRALVGHLEAGRLPCSLSPKVNLFCELTEQEVDELGYTLYCALSEPETLLRTAVAEPQP
- the mief1 gene encoding mitochondrial dynamics protein MID51 isoform X1 codes for the protein MAGVNGDRKGKKDDNGIGTAIDFMLSNAKLVLGVGGAAMLGIATLAVKRMYDRAISAPTSPTKMEQTGKRSWEEPAWMGSSPRVLNHDMKSGVSRSLQSLPTSSHAFEPDGQFGGFLLLLYNCLRRAVGRSALGVSGASQSEMLRARMRLSLQENLWEFYQNNVNIPAEEQAVARRAALDICAELRVFLHAKLPDMPLREMYLSGSLYDDLQVVTADHAQLMVPLILEKNLWSSIPGEDTIMNVPGFWLVRRENLEYFQRNSSYWDRCMVGGYLSPKSVLEVFDKLVAGSINWPAIGSVLDYVIRPVVPSETLTLEVQYETDRRLYVDFLPLLVMEDGTSLIAKPHRLAAERHENLWRQSFRVAETARLRALDQEDGGCRCICLKVAKAACKLNPALSRLNSSQLTNAILLLSEKEGDWTTEALADRFLQLLRALVGHLEAGRLPCSLSPKVNLFCELTEQEVDELGYTLYCALSEPETLLRTAVAEPQP